The genome window AGCAAGGGTTATTAAAAATCCTTTTATAGGTCTTAAAAATTTTATTGAGCCTAAATTTAAATTTCTAATTAAAAACAGATAAATAAGAATTATTGCAGAAGGCAAAACAATTGCAACCGGTCCTTTTGTTAAAACCCCTAATCCCATAAAGATATAAAACAGGTATATGAAAATACTCTTTTTTTCCTTAAAACCAACAAAAAATGAAAAAAGTGCAGCATTTATCCAGAAGATTAGGTATGGGTCAGGGACAGCCATATGAAACTGGACAGAAGTATGTAAGGAAGACACTAACACAATAAAAGTCATAAAGGCAACTTTTTCCCCTAAATATCTTCTGGCAAATAAAAATGTGATTAAAACGGTCAAAGCTCCGAAAACAGCAGAGAAAAATCTTGCTGAAAACTCATTAACTCCAAATAGTTTATAGGCAATCATCATAAAGTAATAATGGACAGGTGGCTTATCTGTTCTGAGCTCATAATTAAAGGTGGGAACAATTAAATCTCCCCTTTCCAGCATCTCTCTGGCACATTCAGAGTTTTTGGCTTCATCCAGAGAATAAATAGAAAGACCGCCTATATTTGCAGAAAAAACAAGGATAGCTGCTATAAACACAAATATATATACAAACAGGTTTTTTCTTTCGTTCAAAAAGAGTTAACCTCAGGATATTTATTTTTCTATTATTTTATCAGCTTTTCTGTGTGGCTTATATAAACAATAAATTATATGCTAAAATCTGAATGTTGTTTTTTATAATTAAAAGTAATAGTCAGCCTGCAGTTGACAAATGAATTTTCATTCATTATTTTGGATAAAGGAATTAAAACAGTGAGGGTTTAGATGCATATCCCTGACGGATACCTCTCTCCAATGACATATATACCTTCATACGTAGTGGCTGTGCCCCTTATGGCTTATGGAATAAAAAAACTAAAGGGAGAGTTAAATGACCAGACCCTCCCTCTAATATCTTCATTAGCAGCAATGTCTTTTCTAATTATGATGATAAATATCCCTATTCCTGGGGGAACAAGCGGACATGCCATTGGAGCTGCTGCTATCTCTATTTTGATTAATCCCTGGATTGCTTTCATATCTATAAGTCTTGTTTTACTGATACAGGCACTTATTTTTGGGGATGGTGGGATAACAGCCTGGGCTGTTAACTCCCTTGCATTAGGATTTGTTGCTTCTTTTGTTGCTTATTACTCCTTTAAAGTTTTATCTAAACTTAATGAAAATATAGCCCTATTTATCTCTGGGTGGCTTTCTATTGTGGCTGCTTCTTTTGTTGTTGCAGTTTTCCTTGGAATTCAGCCTGTTATAGCCCATACCCCTGATGGAAAACCTTTATTCTTTCCTTTTGGACTGGAAATTACAATTCCAGCTCTTGTTGGTTCCCATATACTTTATTTTGGTGCTGTTGAAGGATTATATACCTTACTTGTTGTTAAATTTATTGAGAAAATAAAAAATCCCTTTCTTAAAGGGAGTATAAAAGATGTATAAAAAATTTCTTTTGCCTGTGGTTTTACTGCTGATAGCTGTTCCACTGGGATTACTTACAGATAAACCTGCATGGGGAGAGTGGGAACAAAGTTTTTATAAACAGGTTATCGGTTTTATACCTGAAGGAATGAAAAATGAAGGTTTAATCAAAGCTATAATTCCAGACTATTCTTTGGATGGTCTTCCTGAAGTTCTCGCTTATTATCTGTCAGCTATAGTTGGAATTTCAGTTATATTCTTATTTTTTTATATGCTAAAAGGATTTAACAGGTCTAAAGGTGAAGGATAAACTATTTTTTGTCCTGTATTTGCTTGGCATAATTGCTCTTACTTCTGTTCATAATCTATGGTTTTTCCTTGGTTTCTTGTTTGTTCTGTTTGTCATTTCAGGAAAGAGTATTGTTCATGCTTTGAAAAAAACAATTCTATCTATAATTCTGTTTAACAGTATCGTTAGCATAAGCTATATTATTTACTCTATTTTTAAAAATCAGGAATGGTTTGAGTATATACTCCTTCTTAATTTAAGGGTTTTTACCATAACATTTATGACATTTCTTTTTATCAAGAGGGTAAATATCTTTAAAGCTTTATCCTTTTCAAAAACCCTTCAATTTTTGTTGGTTCTTTCTTACAGCCAGATTTTGACCTACAAAAAATCCTTTAATGAGTTTAAACTGGCACTAAAAAGCCGAACCATTCAGAAACCTGAAAGAAAAGATATGTATAATTTTATCTCAAGGGTATTTTATTTCTTTTTGAATAAGTCTATGAATAACTCAAAAGAAATTTCACAGGCTATGAAATCAAGGGGATTTTTTATAGATTGAGTATGGTAAAAGTAGAAAATCTTTTTTTTAAATATGAAAACAAGGAAGTTTTAAAAGATATATCCTTTTCCATTAAAAAAGGTGAAAAAGTTGTTCTCCTTGGTATAAATGGAAGTGGAAAATCAACACTTTTAAAAATTTTAAATGGTCTGATTTTTGCCCAACAAGGAAAGTATTTTTATAAAAATACACAAATAACCTCTAAACAGCTTA of Persephonella sp. IF05-L8 contains these proteins:
- the cbiM gene encoding cobalt transporter CbiM, with translation MHIPDGYLSPMTYIPSYVVAVPLMAYGIKKLKGELNDQTLPLISSLAAMSFLIMMINIPIPGGTSGHAIGAAAISILINPWIAFISISLVLLIQALIFGDGGITAWAVNSLALGFVASFVAYYSFKVLSKLNENIALFISGWLSIVAASFVVAVFLGIQPVIAHTPDGKPLFFPFGLEITIPALVGSHILYFGAVEGLYTLLVVKFIEKIKNPFLKGSIKDV
- a CDS encoding PDGLE domain-containing protein produces the protein MYKKFLLPVVLLLIAVPLGLLTDKPAWGEWEQSFYKQVIGFIPEGMKNEGLIKAIIPDYSLDGLPEVLAYYLSAIVGISVIFLFFYMLKGFNRSKGEG